The following are encoded together in the Thermosipho japonicus genome:
- a CDS encoding methyl-accepting chemotaxis protein: protein MILLGVYSINSMKASLVENEKALLGNDTNYFSEKLWSQINFYSQILNNLDLNIKNESLNNVMNLFKNTKNGYENLVFVYVAAEKDIYIYPNIEIPEDFDPTTQPWYKDAIKKRGKIAISEPYKDSIANKFLMTLSKKTSLNSKDAVLAIDIDITKLSEEIISLDSNTSNETHILFSSQGNIILHSNSEFIGADASQTTLFKKISNNSKAGIFELKDDDGKKLLVSFNKLPNGWIFASIADKDTLLRTVNKETVNLVIIFIIGFAVSIGFGQLISNKFIIKPLKNITEASKTVSEGDLTVRVNYFSKDEIGNLSNSLIQMIDSLNQIVKNIELNAKEVEDEAKKVSNFSEISKEQIENLVRKFSEIASEATNASAAVQQVTAAVQEVASTAQTVSSAAQNLSENAQNVTELSKKGQNEIINISQIIEQTKEKAEFTQNVVENLSKRAKNINKIVETINSIAEQTNLLALNAAIEAARAGEAGKGFAVVADEIRKLAEESKVATENISKILNEILKESINASQATKETNEIVLTATKQAISVKESFENILNNIMEMTNMVENLAASAQEQSASTEEMSSAMDTINSSILSISSNLEEASNELIKQEDLIKETFETSKKLFELSEKLLNSINRFKVKD from the coding sequence ATGATTTTACTTGGAGTTTATTCTATAAACTCAATGAAAGCATCGCTTGTAGAAAACGAAAAGGCTTTATTGGGAAACGACACTAACTACTTCTCAGAAAAATTATGGAGCCAAATCAACTTTTACTCTCAGATACTAAACAACCTGGATTTAAACATTAAGAATGAAAGCCTCAATAACGTTATGAACTTATTCAAAAACACAAAAAACGGATATGAGAACCTAGTGTTTGTTTATGTTGCTGCTGAAAAAGATATATATATCTATCCTAACATTGAAATCCCAGAAGACTTTGATCCAACTACACAACCATGGTACAAAGATGCAATTAAAAAGAGAGGGAAAATTGCTATTTCAGAACCATATAAAGACAGTATTGCAAATAAATTCCTCATGACTCTTTCTAAGAAAACTTCTTTAAATAGTAAAGATGCAGTTTTAGCAATCGATATTGATATAACGAAACTTTCAGAGGAAATAATATCTCTTGATTCAAATACTTCAAATGAAACACATATACTTTTCAGTAGCCAAGGAAATATTATTTTACACTCGAACTCAGAGTTTATAGGAGCAGATGCTAGTCAAACAACTTTATTCAAAAAAATAAGCAACAATTCAAAAGCAGGAATATTTGAACTAAAAGACGATGATGGCAAAAAGTTACTTGTAAGTTTTAATAAACTTCCAAACGGTTGGATATTTGCAAGTATAGCTGATAAAGACACTCTTCTTAGAACCGTCAATAAAGAAACAGTTAATCTGGTAATAATATTTATTATAGGTTTTGCTGTAAGTATAGGCTTTGGACAATTAATTTCAAATAAATTCATTATAAAACCTTTAAAAAATATCACAGAAGCTTCAAAAACAGTATCTGAAGGCGACTTAACAGTAAGAGTAAACTATTTCTCGAAAGATGAAATAGGAAACCTTTCGAACTCTCTTATTCAAATGATAGACTCTTTAAACCAAATAGTTAAAAACATTGAACTAAATGCCAAAGAAGTCGAAGATGAAGCTAAAAAAGTTTCAAACTTTTCAGAAATCTCTAAAGAACAAATAGAAAATCTTGTACGAAAATTCAGTGAAATAGCTTCAGAAGCTACAAATGCTTCTGCTGCTGTTCAACAAGTAACAGCCGCAGTCCAGGAAGTAGCAAGTACTGCTCAAACTGTTTCAAGTGCTGCACAAAATCTTAGTGAAAATGCTCAAAATGTTACTGAACTCTCAAAGAAAGGACAAAATGAAATAATAAACATTTCTCAAATAATAGAGCAAACAAAAGAAAAAGCAGAGTTTACCCAAAATGTAGTTGAAAACCTATCAAAAAGAGCAAAAAATATAAACAAAATAGTTGAAACAATCAATTCAATTGCGGAACAAACAAACTTGCTTGCATTAAACGCAGCAATAGAAGCAGCAAGGGCTGGTGAAGCAGGAAAAGGATTTGCAGTTGTTGCTGATGAAATAAGAAAACTTGCTGAAGAAAGTAAGGTTGCAACAGAAAATATCTCAAAAATATTGAACGAAATTCTCAAAGAAAGTATTAATGCAAGTCAAGCTACTAAAGAAACAAATGAAATTGTTTTAACTGCAACAAAACAAGCTATATCAGTTAAAGAAAGCTTTGAAAACATTCTAAATAATATTATGGAAATGACAAATATGGTAGAAAACCTTGCCGCAAGCGCACAAGAGCAAAGTGCAAGCACTGAAGAAATGAGTTCAGCTATGGATACTATTAACTCTTCTATACTCTCAATCTCATCAAATCTTGAAGAAGCATCAAACGAACTAATCAAACAAGAAGATTTAATAAAAGAAACATTTGAAACTTCTAAAAAACTTTTCGAACTTTCTGAAAAGCTGCTAAATTCAATAAACAGATTTAAAGTAAAAGATTAA